A genomic region of Sinobacterium caligoides contains the following coding sequences:
- a CDS encoding DcaP family trimeric outer membrane transporter: protein MLKKITVAALAPATLLLASPNSLAASNAELEAQIRQMQAVIEQMQRQMQEKNALEQEFIKEQRVSTTSRQYQSGTGTQAGSVKASDQQVSIKLGGFANLVTAYDGGNGMNNPDSFIVSQIPIKKGDGKYYISDGQTYTGSGDQFHIGANQSRFSVEALTPSPFGTLKMFLEGDFHGGGNSFRLRHAYGQTGAWTLGQTWSTFDNLSANPATVDWQGAPGVLALRQPLIRYNHSFAEHWDASLALEDNSYASELDDISNDDDVAESINFDRPDLHLMLKNSGDWGNIQGNYVYTSFKGKPAFGTTANYKSKRIDGYGAKLSGVINITQHTALQLSAAYVDGASHYIADLSGSGNTLAIDDDGNVDTVTAEAYSVAIAQQWNDHLRSTFAYSMVDVDNGGYYYDKNDAGYIPGVSLSRYTESAYYVANIFWDIDEHITTGFEYLYGEREDTDGYDGDSQRVHFMTQYNFN from the coding sequence ATGCTGAAAAAGATCACCGTCGCGGCACTTGCCCCGGCCACGCTGTTACTCGCTAGCCCGAACAGCCTCGCTGCCAGCAACGCTGAGCTCGAGGCTCAAATCCGACAAATGCAGGCTGTCATCGAGCAAATGCAGCGCCAGATGCAGGAAAAAAACGCCCTCGAGCAAGAGTTCATTAAGGAGCAACGCGTCTCCACAACCAGCCGGCAATATCAGTCGGGCACCGGCACGCAGGCCGGCAGCGTCAAGGCCAGCGACCAACAGGTCAGCATCAAGCTCGGTGGCTTTGCCAATCTAGTCACCGCCTACGACGGCGGTAACGGCATGAACAACCCCGACTCCTTCATCGTCAGCCAGATCCCGATCAAGAAGGGCGACGGTAAGTACTACATCAGCGACGGCCAAACCTATACCGGTAGCGGCGACCAATTTCACATCGGCGCCAACCAGAGCCGCTTCAGCGTCGAGGCACTCACCCCCAGCCCCTTCGGCACCCTGAAGATGTTCCTCGAGGGTGACTTCCACGGCGGCGGCAATAGCTTCCGCCTTCGACACGCCTATGGCCAGACCGGCGCCTGGACGTTAGGTCAGACCTGGTCCACTTTCGACAACCTCTCGGCCAACCCCGCCACCGTCGACTGGCAGGGCGCACCCGGCGTGCTCGCACTGCGCCAGCCACTCATCCGCTACAACCACAGCTTTGCTGAGCACTGGGATGCCTCCCTAGCACTGGAGGACAACTCCTACGCCAGTGAACTCGACGACATCAGCAACGACGACGACGTCGCCGAGTCGATCAACTTCGACCGTCCAGACCTTCACCTAATGCTGAAAAACAGTGGCGACTGGGGCAACATCCAAGGCAATTACGTCTACACCTCCTTCAAGGGCAAACCGGCCTTCGGCACCACCGCCAACTACAAGAGTAAGCGTATCGACGGCTACGGTGCCAAACTCAGCGGCGTCATCAATATTACCCAGCACACCGCGCTGCAGTTAAGCGCCGCCTATGTCGACGGCGCCAGCCACTATATCGCCGATCTTTCGGGCAGCGGCAATACCCTAGCCATCGACGATGACGGCAATGTCGACACGGTCACTGCCGAGGCCTACTCGGTGGCCATCGCCCAACAGTGGAACGATCACCTGCGCTCCACCTTCGCCTACTCGATGGTTGACGTCGATAACGGCGGCTATTACTACGACAAAAACGATGCGGGGTACATCCCGGGAGTGTCGCTCAGCCGCTATACCGAGTCCGCCTACTATGTCGCCAATATCTTCTGGGATATCGATGAGCACATTACCACCGGCTTTGAATACCTCTATGGCGAGCGCGAAGATACCGATGGCTATGATGGCGACTCACAGCGCGTGCATTTCATGACCCAATATAACTTCAACTAA